In Spirochaetae bacterium HGW-Spirochaetae-1, the genomic stretch TGATAAAAGCTCGAACATGTTATTCTCCGTGCTTCTTCAGTATGGTGTGAGGCATGTCACCGTGTCCCACTATCCTGACGGGGCAGTTGTATGTCTCCATGAGTTCCTGCGAAAATTCACTTGAACCGTGATAATGCAGGGTTCCGTTGATACAGGCGATGTTTTTCACCGATGATATGATAGTGCCGATGTCATGCGATACGAGGACGATGGCCATACGGTCGTTCAGCTCGACGAGAATTTCGTTCAGGTCCTGGGAAAAGCTGCTGTCTACGAAAGTATCGGGTTCATCGAGGATCAGTATCCGGGGAGATGAGACCAGTGCCCTGGAAAGAAAGACACGCTGCATCTGTCCGCCCGAAAGCTCGCCAATAGGCCGGTCCTTCAGATGAAATATGCCGAACCTGTCGAGAATTGCCGAGGACTGCTCTTTTTGTTCCCGGGAATATCTTCTGAACAGGCCGACGGAATTCATATGACCCGAGAGCACCACATCCATGACCCGAATGGGAAACTGCTTGTCGATTATTCTGAACTGGGGCAGGTAGCCTATGGCCTTACGTGTGCCCTGCAGATCCTTGTCATAGAAGGAAACGGTTCCGCGCAGGGGCTTCAGGAGGCCCAGGATGATGCGCAGCAGGGTGGTTTTCCCGCCGCCGTTAGGCCCGATTATTCCGATAAAATCCCTGTCCAGAATACTGAGATTTATATCCTCCAGCACCAGGGAGTCGGCGTATCCCGCCGATATGGATTTGAGTTCCATGATTTTATTCATAGTGGTTTAACGGTTCACTCCAGTTCCGTTTTAAATGTCTTTGCGGTGGTGCGCATATTTGCAATCCAGTCGCCCTCGAGAGGATCGAGATGGACCACCTTTCCATGTATGTCGCCGGCCAGGGACCTGGCGTAATCCAGGGGCTCCTGTTTCTGGACGAATATCACCCTGATTTTTTCCCGGCGTGCCATGTCCACGATGTCTTTTATATGCGTAGGGTCAGGTTCTTTACCCTCGATTTCCATGGGGATCTGGGTAAGCCCGTAATCCCGGGCGAAATAGGACCAGACGGGATGATAGACCAGGAATTTTTTTTCTTTTACCTGTTTCAGTTCGCCTTTGATATAGATATCAAGTGCATCAATATCGCTCATGAAGGCCTGAAAGTTATTTCTGTAGAGAGTCGAACCGGCCGGGTCTATGGCGATAAATCCTGCCAGGATATTTTTAGCCATTATTCTCACTGCCGCCGGTGAAAGCCATATATGGGGATCGATGCCGCTGTCATGGCCATACCCGGTGTGGTCGTGATGATGGGCGCTGATGAGGTTTACTCCCTCGGAGGAATCGATAATCATCATACCGCTTCCCGTCGATGTCATGCTTCTCAGGAATGCATCCTCAAGAGGGAAGAGGCCTGTTTTGAAAAAGGCCCTGGACCTGCTCATTTCGATCATTTGCTGTGATGTCGGCTCGTAGGTGTGGGGGCTCTGACCCGGCGGTATAAGCACGTTGACCTTGAAGCCCGGTCCGCCGATACGCTGGACAAAATACTGAAGAGGAATAATGGAGACGGAAACGATATTCCCCTGTTCCTCCATTTTTTTACAGCCCTGGGCCGCTATAACCAGGACTGCAATGATAAGAATAATAAAGGTGGTTTTTTTCATGGATTTGGTTCCTGAACGAATGAATGCCACGGCAGATTCCCCTCCCGGGGCATTCATCTGTGGATTGCCGCATAATATTGTATCCGACAGGTTGTATAGTCGAAAATGTCAGGCTATTCCGGTACTACTGCGAAAGTTACACGCCGCTGTCCAGCCGATTTGGGATCAATGCCTGCTTTCAGTTCCGATGAGCCCACACCTTTATAAGTCAGTTTCGGTGAGGATATGCCCTGTCGTCTCAGGGACTCCTGAACCGCCTTTGCCCGGTCAGTGGATATTTTGATGTTTCCCGGTTTGTCCCCTTCAGGATCTTCCGGTCCGCGGGCGTCGGTATGTCCTTTCACCTGGAGCACATATCCCTCGGGCAATTCGCTGATGATTTTTTTCACAACAGGGGCGCTCATTTTAGCCCACTTGTCCCATTTTTGAGCGGGAACCTCTGTTCCTTTGTACTGAAAGCCTTCCACGGGTATTTTTTCCAGTTGTTTGTTGGAGGCCTTGACCCACAGGGAGTGATCGACCGATGTGGTCTGCACAACGGGTTCCTTTTTTTCCGTTGATTTGCAGGAAATACCGAAAACGAGAGAGAGAACAGCCATTGATACGATGATTTTGTTCATGTTTTGCTCCTTTATTTAGGTTTATTCACATTATAATAATATAATGTATATGAAAACGTCTACAATGTAAAGAGTTTTCTTAAAGCCGGCAGGGCCACGAAGGTTCCGATTGATGATCCTATCGACGAAAGAATGAACACCAGGAATATTTTCGTGATCCGGTTGGTCCACCAGTTCCGAAATCGAAGGGTTTTTTCCTGTATCTCCTCAAAATCCCGGACACGGGGTTTCACGAGAAAAGTCTGTACAATGGCCGTAACGAAACCGGCACCGATGGTGGGATTGAGGCTGGTTATGGGGGCGGCGATGAATCCAGCCAGCATGGTCAGTGGATGGGCAAAGGCCAGGAGACATCCCAGGGCAGTCAGGGTTCCGTTGACCGCAATCCAGTAGATTATCACATCCTGGGCCACATCCTTTCTCCCGCTCATGAATCCCCAGGCGATCAGGGCGATAAAAATGAAGGGAATTATCCAGGGGATTATTTTCCCTGCCGATGACGGGGGCGGGATGATGTTGAGTTCAAACTTTTTCTCTTCACCGATCCGGTTTTCGAATTCCTTGAGCATGCCGGGAACATGGCCGGCTCCTACCACAGCCACGGTAACAGTGCCGAGATTCGCCTGTATTTCCGCAGTCAGGTACTGGTCTCTTTCATCGATGAGGACCTTTTTGGCCGTGGGCAGCTCGTCCTCGAAGGTCCTGACAATGTTTATGATGGCATCCTGGGTCTTCAGCTCTTCAATGTCTATATCATCAAAGTCCGAGTCGTCGGCCGTAAACAGGCTGGCGAGAAACCTGATTTTATGCCAGAAAGGAGTCATCCGGTAGGCTCTTTTCAGGGTTGTGCCGATATTCCGGTCTGCCAGGATGAGACGGGTGCCGGTTATTTCAGCCATTTCAATGGCCTTCTTGAATTCCATGCCCGGTTTGCTGCCGGTTTTTTCCGAGATTTTTCTCTGATATGAAGCCATTATAAACTGACCGATGAAAAAAAAGAGCTGCTTCTTCCTGATGATCTCAATTATATCCAGATCTTCGTAGAGCTTTTTCTTTGTCATGGCCTTATGGCGTTGTTCATCCAGCTCAACACATATGGTATCGGGTTGTACTTTCCGTATAGTTTCTTCTACAAGATCAATCGATGATGAGGAGACATGGGCAGTTCCTATAAGATACAGCTTTTTACCATCGGGAAAAGTGAGAAGGTTTACATTCTGTTTTTCTTCTGTAATGACGGGCTTCAGGTACATATTCATCAGGCGGTTCCATTCCTTGTAATGACGTGAATTATGGACAATATGAGTGGTTTCGGTTTTTGGCAAGTCAAATTTTATTAATCAGGCAGCGATGGAGTGAATTTTCAGGTCCGTGGTGAGGCGGAAAATCACCTTGGCAGTTCGCTGAAGTATTTAATAAGCATGACCTGGTTCCCCTTTTCATTATACTGAACCCGGTCAAAGGCATTCATGGTCATGGCAATTCCACGCCCATGAGAGAGCATTTCTTCATTAGCGGTGTTTATAGCGTTCTTGAGGAAATGGTTGTGATCGAAACCCGCTCCGTCATCGGTAATGATATAGACAACACGATGGGTGTCGACTGAATATTCTATGGCGATTTTTTTTCCCGTTGCTTCGGGGGCAAGCTGTCTTCTTGCTATGAATTCGAAATAATGGTCCTCGTTCATGGCCTTTGATTTTTCCTCGAAGGTTATGCCCAGGTTGCCGTGCTCGATGGCGTTGATGATTATCTCCCGGAGGGCGAGGCGGAGATAATTGACGTCCCGGGTAGGCACGTACTTCTTCAGATTCCTGGTGAGCCGGTGTGTAATATCCTCGGCCGTGATAAGGAGATTCCCGATGACATATTTCTGGCGTTCTGCGTCAAAGTATTTTAACAGGGAATCGTCCAGTATCCGGGAGGCTTTGCCCAGTATCTCATTTTTGCCCTCAATGTCCAGGAACTCGAGGCGGACCTGCATCTCCTTTGGTTCTGAGATGATGGGCGAGATGAAATGTGTCCTGAACTGGATCGGCTTTTTTGTGCGGGAGAATTCATCGAGCTTCTCCAGAACCAGCTGCTTCGTCACGTAATGCTCGGCCTGGTCGCTGTATATGAGGTCAAGGAAATTGCGCGAGGAAACCGTGCCCGGATCTATCTTGAACTCCGTGAGGATGGCCCTGTTGGAAGTAATGAAATTCCAGTTCTCATCCAGGGAAAAAACTATGTCGCTGGTGCCTTCAACGAGAAGCCGGTACTTACTCTCGGAAACGCTGAGAAGGCGGTGTGCCTCCTCGATTTCATCCCTGGATCTCATGATGTCCTCCATGTTCCGCTGCTGGGAGGTTATGAGTTCCTGCTGGGCTTCATCCTTTTCTTTCTTCATTATATTGATTCTGTCGGCCAGCGCAAGAGACAGAAGTACCATCTCAAATCCTGAACCGATCTGCAGGCCGTGTTCCGTCAGAAAATTATGGGGGATCATGCCCATGACTCGCAGGGTTGAGAGAATGATTCCCACGAGGAAGGTGGACCAGGCGATGAGGTAGAAACGCGCCGACCGGTTGCCTTTTTTGAGAATGATCACAGCCGTGGGAATGGCGATGAGGATGCAGGCCAGGGGAAGAATTTGTCCTGCAACTATGGTGATGGAATAGCTTATTGCCAGGGCAAGAACAGCCAGGATGCCGCTGAGTCCCATGAGAATTTTCAGCAGCTTGTCGGCCACGGGCGTGTAATATGCCGTATCAAGAAAGTGCATGGTGAAGAAGGTGGCCATGACGATGCTCATCCCTATAAAGAAAGGATTGGCATGTATGGCCCACCAGGGGAATTCCGGCCACAGGTATTGAACGGCAAGTCCGTTCATGGCCATCTGGAACATGCCGAAGAAGAAAATGTACAGCACGTAATAGAGATAGTTTCTGTCCCTGGTGGAGAAGAATATGAACAGGTTGTATAATATCATGATCAAAATAATACCGTAGTAGATGCCAAAGGCGAACTGCTCCCTCTGTGTCTTTTTCATGAAGGATGGGGGTGTCCACAGGGTCATGGGAAATATCATCCCGTCGGCTGTTTTAAAGCGCAGGTAAAGGGTTCGGCCGGTGTCGGCGGGCATGTGGATGGAGAAAACGAAATTGCGGTGTTTGATATCTCTCCGGGTAAAAGGAAAGTCGCGCCCCGTTGTTTCCTTTTTCAGGAGCTCGAACCCCGTTTTTTTGCCCTTTTCGAGGATATAAAATTCAACGTTATCCAGGAGGGGAAATCCCACCTCCAGGAGCATTTCCCGAGCCGTGTCGGTATTGTTCGCTATGGATATGCGGGCCCAGTAAACTGATTTGGTGAAACCATAATTGGGGATTGTCCCCGGTGATGGAACAAACAGGGGGGCATGCGCTTCATCTGCTGCTTCAGTAATGGACAGGGTTCCATCAGGATCTTCCAGGGTTTCGCAGTCTTTTCCCAGGTCAAGCTTTTCCATTGTCGGTGATATGTTTACGATCCCGAGAGAAAATAAGGGCATGGGAAGCACCAGGCAGAGGAGCATTGCCGCAAGGGCTGTTTTTGGATTGGATAAAATTTTTTGTACGGTCATGGACTAGTACTGATTGTATATCTAATAATGTCATCAAGAAACAAGCAGTTTTAGCAATTAATACAGACATGGACGGGGAACTCAAGCAATTTTAATGGAAAATCGAATTTAATGAGCCGGGGAAGCGCAATAGAAATGAAATATTATTCATTTTAATAACATTTGATGAAAAAAAGGTATAATTCTAAATCGTTTTAATCGTAAATTAATACAGAAAGGGAAAAAGGAGATTCTGCCATATGTTAATAATAATGAAGATGATACTGCCGCTGCTGATTGTTTACATCCTCGATTTATCAGGCACCGACCACAGCATGGAAAAAAGGTAACGATACAGCATGTATAATTCCCATCTTCTCTATTCCGTGGCATTGTCCGTTCTCTCTTCTCCTGCCGGTACAGGTCTTTATGACCTCATGGAGCGGTCTGTCACACCGGAATTCCTTTACAAAAGCCTCACGGAAAACAGCAGGGCAGTCACGCAGCCTTTTGTGGCGGTACGGTATTCTCCCGATCCCCTTATGGCGGCCCGGGAAATTCTCGCGGAGGCCGAAAAGGGACAAATCGGCGTTACGGGATACTGGGGCAGTGACTATCCGCCTCTCCTCCGTGAGATATCCCATCCGCCTGTGGTGCTGTATCATCATGGTGCCCTGGACCTGGAGCCTGCCATAGCAGTAGTGGGAACTCGTAAACCCGATCATGCATCGCTGAAAGTAACTGAAAGGATTGTATCGGACCTGGTGTCCTGGGGCTTTTCCATCGTGAGCGGTATGGCCCTGGGCATAGACCGGGCCGCCCATACGAGCGCCCTCTCGGGAAAGGGAAGGACCGCGGGGATTCTGGCCAACGGCATTGATATTCTCTATCCCCTGGGGAACCGTGATCTCTACGACAGAATACGGAGTACCGCTGGATCGGTGCTGGTTTCCGAGTATCCCCCGGGAATTCATGCCGGAAAATGGACCTTTGTCCGGCGGAACCGCATAATAAGCGGCCTGTGCCCGGCTACGGTTGTAATCCAGGCCGGTGAACGGAGCGGTGCTCTCATAACGGCACGTTATGCGACTGAGCAGAACCGCGAAGTCTTCGCATGTTCGGGACACAGCTTTGATGAATCATACGGCGGGTGTCACCGGCTCATTCGGAA encodes the following:
- a CDS encoding zinc ABC transporter ATP-binding protein — translated: MNKIMELKSISAGYADSLVLEDINLSILDRDFIGIIGPNGGGKTTLLRIILGLLKPLRGTVSFYDKDLQGTRKAIGYLPQFRIIDKQFPIRVMDVVLSGHMNSVGLFRRYSREQKEQSSAILDRFGIFHLKDRPIGELSGGQMQRVFLSRALVSSPRILILDEPDTFVDSSFSQDLNEILVELNDRMAIVLVSHDIGTIISSVKNIACINGTLHYHGSSEFSQELMETYNCPVRIVGHGDMPHTILKKHGE
- a CDS encoding cation ABC transporter substrate-binding protein, yielding MNAPGGESAVAFIRSGTKSMKKTTFIILIIAVLVIAAQGCKKMEEQGNIVSVSIIPLQYFVQRIGGPGFKVNVLIPPGQSPHTYEPTSQQMIEMSRSRAFFKTGLFPLEDAFLRSMTSTGSGMMIIDSSEGVNLISAHHHDHTGYGHDSGIDPHIWLSPAAVRIMAKNILAGFIAIDPAGSTLYRNNFQAFMSDIDALDIYIKGELKQVKEKKFLVYHPVWSYFARDYGLTQIPMEIEGKEPDPTHIKDIVDMARREKIRVIFVQKQEPLDYARSLAGDIHGKVVHLDPLEGDWIANMRTTAKTFKTELE
- a CDS encoding TraB family protein, with product MNMYLKPVITEEKQNVNLLTFPDGKKLYLIGTAHVSSSSIDLVEETIRKVQPDTICVELDEQRHKAMTKKKLYEDLDIIEIIRKKQLFFFIGQFIMASYQRKISEKTGSKPGMEFKKAIEMAEITGTRLILADRNIGTTLKRAYRMTPFWHKIRFLASLFTADDSDFDDIDIEELKTQDAIINIVRTFEDELPTAKKVLIDERDQYLTAEIQANLGTVTVAVVGAGHVPGMLKEFENRIGEEKKFELNIIPPPSSAGKIIPWIIPFIFIALIAWGFMSGRKDVAQDVIIYWIAVNGTLTALGCLLAFAHPLTMLAGFIAAPITSLNPTIGAGFVTAIVQTFLVKPRVRDFEEIQEKTLRFRNWWTNRITKIFLVFILSSIGSSIGTFVALPALRKLFTL
- the dprA gene encoding DNA-protecting protein DprA, yielding MYNSHLLYSVALSVLSSPAGTGLYDLMERSVTPEFLYKSLTENSRAVTQPFVAVRYSPDPLMAAREILAEAEKGQIGVTGYWGSDYPPLLREISHPPVVLYHHGALDLEPAIAVVGTRKPDHASLKVTERIVSDLVSWGFSIVSGMALGIDRAAHTSALSGKGRTAGILANGIDILYPLGNRDLYDRIRSTAGSVLVSEYPPGIHAGKWTFVRRNRIISGLCPATVVIQAGERSGALITARYATEQNREVFACSGHSFDESYGGCHRLIRNGAHLLAKTADILVELPPRTEAKGKEEKAGRGDISEPEPSLPLTGTDCGEGAYPPDSPPYRILKYLGNAEVDIDTVIRNIGLTTESIHESLVLLELEGRVSRKGNVVSRSGGGK